One genomic window of Coffea eugenioides isolate CCC68of chromosome 1, Ceug_1.0, whole genome shotgun sequence includes the following:
- the LOC113766214 gene encoding serine carboxypeptidase-like 7 translates to MEKVRGPFSSFCCNLFLLFVLVSVRPNLAVAGSVVKFLSGFEGPLPFVLETGYIGVGESEDVQLFYYFVKSESNPQIDPLLIWLTGGPGCSSFSGLAYEIGPVKFQGVLYDGTLPKLVTNPYSWTKLASIIFLDSPVGTGFSYARTAKASQSSDLQASEHTYEFLRKWLHDNPEYMSNSFYIGGDSYAGINVPIVAQLVSNGNDAGIEPHIHLKGYILGNPAPTTQGDGNHAIPFAHRMALISDELYESLKATCKGEYVNIDPSNAPCLKNIQAYNKLIDNINIEHVLEPTCPDVSPKPNNLFSGRRSTVETFYKKFEELDVLEFNAVECRVTGEELLYYWANDRSVQEALHVRKGTINEWIRCNYSIPYTKNAGSAVPYHANLSTKGYRSLIYSGDHDMISPYLGTEEWIRSLNYPTIDDWRQWIHQGQVAGYTRTYANKMTFATVKGAGHAAPYYKPAECRSMFGRWISYQPL, encoded by the exons ATGGAGAAGGTGCGTGGGCCCTTCAGTTCTTTCTGCTGCAACCTGTTCTTGCTGTTTGTTCTTGTTTCAGTACGTCCAAACCTTGCAGTGGCTGGTTCCGTGGTTAAGTTTCTTTCAGGATTTGAAGGCCCTCTCCCGTTTGTGCTCGAAACAGG GTATATTGGAGTTGGTGAATCGGAGGATGTGCAACTCTTCTACTACTTTGTCAAGTCAGAGTCAAATCCTCAAATAGATCCCCTTTTGATTTGGTTAACTGGAGGCCCTGGCTGCTCTTCATTTTCGGGGCTCGCTTATGAGATAG GACCAGTGAAATTCCAGGGAGTACTGTATGATGGGACATTGCCCAAGTTGGTGACAAATCCCTATTCTTGGACCAAG CTTGCAAGCATCATCTTCCTGGATTCGCCGGTGGGAACTGGCTTTTCTTATGCCCGGACTGCTAAAGCTTCTCAGTCTTCAGATTTGCAAGCTTCTGAACACACGTATGAATTTCTTAGGAAG TGGCTACATGATAACCCCGAGTACATGTCCAATTCATTCTACATTGGAGGAGACTCCTACGCAGGCATTAATGTTCCAATTGTAGCTCAACTGGTATCAAATG GAAATGATGCTGGGATTGAGCCGCATATTCATCTCAAG GGATACATACTTGGAAACCCAGCACCGACCACTCAAGGCGATGGAAACCATGCAATCCCGTTTGCTCATAGGATGGCGCTAATCTCTGATGAACTCTATGAG TCCTTGAAAGCGACCTGTAAAGGAGAATATGTAAATATAGACCCCAGCAATGCGCCCTGCTTGAAGAATATCCAGGCATACAATAAG CTGATTGATAACATCAACATTGAGCATGTGCTGGAGCCCACTTGTCCTGATGTTTCACCAAAGCCAAATAACTTATTCAGTGGCAGGAGATCAACTGTTGAAACGTTCTATAAGAAGTTTGAGGAGCTTGACGTTCTGGAATTTAATGCAGTTGAATGTCGT GTGACCGGAGAGGAGCTTCTATACTACTGGGCTAATGACAGGAGTGTCCAAGAGGCCCTCCATGTGCGAAAG GGGACTATTAATGAGTGGATTAGATGCAACTATAGCATACCATACACAAAAAATGCAGGGAGCGCTGTACCATACCACGCAAACCTCAGCACTAAAGGTTACAGATCTCTCATATACAG TGGTGACCATGATATGATCTCACCATATTTGGGAACTGAAGAATGGATAAGATCTCTAAATTACCCAACTATTGATGATTGGAGACAATGGATTCATCAAGGCCAAGTTGCAGG TTATACAAGGACTTATGCAAATAAGATGACATTTGCAACTGTAAAG GGAGCAGGCCATGCTGCTCCATATTATAAGCCAGCGGAATGTAGATCCATGTTTGGAAGGTGGATATCCTATCAGCCTCTCTAG